In the Helicobacter typhlonius genome, one interval contains:
- the glmU gene encoding bifunctional UDP-N-acetylglucosamine diphosphorylase/glucosamine-1-phosphate N-acetyltransferase GlmU, producing MSVSVVILAAGAGTRMKSQTPKVLHRICGKEMLFYSIDEALELSDDVHIVLFHQKDLIKDRVLKHYGDSHKNGVLHFHIQDCENFPGTGGALMQGANLVKGRDLESSRKSSPKQLFTCKYDEILILNGDMPLVRAQTLKNLCEPNAPIVMSILHLSCPNGYGRVLIKEGKMQKIIEQKDASAQELLIQDVNAGVYKIKKNILQDYLQRLENTNAQKEFYLTDVISFATQDNVEIKALQVNEEEFMGVNSKSQLAAAQEVMLHRLREAAMEQGVIMHLPHTIYIESAVRFLGECIIEQGVQISGECEIKDSHIKAHSIIESSIIESSDVGPLAHIRPKSRIKDTHIGNFVETKASVLNGVKAGHLSYLGDCEVESGSNIGAGFITCNYDGKGKHKSIIGKNVFVGSDVQLVAPVKIASNVLIGAGSTITKDVNEGDLVLSRVPQKHIPNGFFKFFGKKDS from the coding sequence ATGAGTGTATCAGTGGTGATTCTCGCAGCCGGAGCTGGAACGCGTATGAAGTCGCAAACACCAAAAGTGCTTCATAGAATCTGTGGTAAGGAGATGCTTTTTTATAGCATTGATGAGGCGTTGGAGTTAAGTGATGATGTACATATCGTGCTTTTTCACCAAAAGGATTTAATCAAGGATAGGGTGCTTAAACATTATGGAGATTCGCACAAAAATGGTGTATTGCATTTTCATATCCAAGATTGTGAAAATTTTCCCGGCACGGGTGGTGCGCTTATGCAGGGTGCAAATCTTGTAAAGGGCAGAGATTTAGAATCTTCGCGCAAATCTAGCCCAAAGCAGCTTTTTACCTGTAAATACGATGAGATTCTTATCCTTAATGGCGATATGCCCCTTGTGCGCGCTCAAACGCTTAAGAATCTATGTGAGCCAAATGCACCTATTGTAATGAGTATATTGCATTTATCTTGCCCAAATGGCTATGGGCGGGTGCTTATAAAAGAGGGCAAAATGCAAAAAATTATCGAGCAAAAGGACGCAAGTGCGCAGGAATTACTTATACAAGATGTCAATGCTGGTGTGTATAAAATCAAAAAGAACATTTTGCAGGATTACCTTCAACGACTAGAGAACACAAACGCGCAAAAGGAGTTTTACCTCACCGATGTGATTTCTTTTGCCACGCAGGATAATGTGGAGATAAAGGCTTTGCAAGTGAATGAAGAGGAATTTATGGGGGTAAATTCCAAGTCTCAACTCGCCGCCGCGCAAGAGGTAATGCTTCATCGCTTGAGAGAGGCGGCAATGGAGCAGGGTGTGATTATGCACCTGCCACATACGATTTATATAGAATCTGCTGTGCGTTTTTTGGGCGAGTGCATTATCGAACAAGGTGTGCAAATAAGTGGGGAATGCGAGATTAAAGATTCACATATTAAAGCCCATAGCATTATAGAATCAAGCATTATAGAATCAAGTGATGTAGGACCTTTGGCGCATATCCGCCCAAAAAGTCGTATTAAGGATACGCATATTGGTAATTTTGTTGAAACAAAGGCAAGCGTGCTTAATGGTGTGAAAGCCGGGCATTTGAGCTATTTGGGGGATTGTGAAGTAGAATCTGGAAGCAATATTGGCGCAGGATTTATTACTTGCAACTATGATGGCAAGGGCAAACATAAGAGTATTATTGGTAAAAATGTCTTTGTAGGTAGCGATGTGCAGCTTGTCGCGCCTGTGAAAATCGCCTCCAATGTGCTTATTGGTGCGGGAAGCACGATTACAAAAGATGTCAATGAGGGCGATTTGGTGCTTTCACGCGTCCCACAAAAGCACATACCCAATGGATTTTTTAAATTTTTTGGTAAAAAGGATTCTTAA
- a CDS encoding META domain-containing protein — translation MKKYFWLLGLFMIGCGNAQNVDISGTWYLQTLSNNGRQINVSASESGAFVSFENGKVSGNAGCNQFFASYTSSGNAIQFSKAGMTRMMCANESMAVEDSLIKVLNDGTSQMSASHNELILQKGGVRAVFSR, via the coding sequence ATGAAAAAATATTTTTGGCTTTTAGGTTTATTTATGATAGGCTGTGGAAATGCGCAGAATGTGGATATTTCAGGCACTTGGTATTTGCAAACGCTTAGTAATAATGGCAGACAAATCAATGTGAGTGCGAGTGAAAGCGGTGCGTTTGTGAGTTTTGAAAATGGTAAAGTAAGTGGTAATGCTGGGTGTAATCAATTTTTTGCGAGTTATACATCAAGTGGGAATGCGATACAATTCTCTAAAGCTGGAATGACGCGTATGATGTGCGCTAATGAGAGTATGGCAGTGGAGGATAGCCTCATCAAGGTATTGAACGATGGCACAAGTCAAATGAGCGCAAGTCATAATGAACTTATTTTGCAAAAAGGCGGAGTGCGGGCAGTTTTTAGCCGATAA
- a CDS encoding phospholipase D-like domain-containing protein, producing MRQKLTKLLTSCVFVWICGLSAFGADSFYMLPYEQDKALNALKNALQNAQSEIKISIYSFTHNDIAKILRDSAKRGVQVHIIYDKESNANNKSSTIGYLAKYNNISVCLLSGVRAKGKKHFGIMHQKMAIIDRDTLIIGSANWSKNAFENNFETLLISHDKAFITKALQGYDKMMNACVGF from the coding sequence ATGAGGCAAAAATTAACAAAATTGCTTACCTCTTGCGTTTTTGTGTGGATTTGTGGGCTTAGTGCCTTTGGAGCAGATAGTTTTTATATGCTACCCTACGAGCAGGACAAGGCACTTAACGCGCTCAAAAATGCTTTGCAAAACGCGCAAAGTGAGATAAAAATCAGCATTTATAGCTTCACGCATAATGACATTGCTAAAATTTTGCGGGATAGTGCCAAAAGGGGTGTGCAAGTCCATATCATCTACGATAAGGAAAGTAATGCCAACAACAAATCTTCTACAATCGGCTACCTTGCCAAATACAACAACATCTCGGTGTGCCTCCTTAGCGGTGTGCGCGCAAAGGGTAAAAAGCATTTTGGCATTATGCACCAAAAAATGGCAATTATCGATAGAGATACGCTTATCATCGGCTCGGCAAATTGGAGCAAAAATGCTTTCGAAAATAATTTTGAAACGCTACTCATAAGTCACGACAAGGCATTTATCACAAAAGCCTTGCAGGGTTATGACAAAATGATGAATGCTTGTGTGGGATTCTAA
- a CDS encoding tRNA (uridine(54)-C5)-methyltransferase TrmA: MECRYFGICGGCDNFTQSYTEQLQGKYKRTLEEFEPFLESANTNGNIEVFLSPESGFRARSEMRFFYEGSNLSFAMMNASQAPHKVPINTCTILRPILQNLMPLLCEFINTKEMLKSKIYACNLLCGFSNATQIGQIINAHNINGTSEEVIITLIYHKHLDAVWEKNARELQSALTNALNTPIHIIGRSKNQALILGESAICESISLCNNTHNLLYLKQEGAFSQPNPFINIKMLEFVATSLQSLYPHTRYDALELYCGSGNFTLILAAYFHKVLATEVVKSAIKQLQVNMAQNHISNIYPSRLNAHETLQALRRERAFFRLKDIDLDSFCFDCVLIDPPRSGVNDVEILTFLRDFSTIIYISCNPTTLLSDMQILCKTHRIFRFGLFDQFPYTSHRECIVILRKN; this comes from the coding sequence ATGGAGTGTCGCTATTTTGGAATCTGCGGGGGTTGTGATAATTTTACTCAAAGCTACACAGAGCAGCTTCAAGGCAAATATAAGCGCACCTTAGAAGAATTTGAACCATTTTTAGAATCTGCCAACACCAATGGCAATATTGAAGTATTTTTATCACCAGAGAGTGGCTTTAGGGCGCGGAGCGAAATGCGCTTTTTTTATGAGGGCAGCAACCTAAGCTTTGCTATGATGAACGCCTCGCAAGCCCCACATAAAGTGCCAATCAATACCTGCACAATTTTACGCCCCATCTTACAGAATCTTATGCCACTTTTATGTGAATTTATCAATACAAAAGAAATGCTCAAGTCAAAAATTTATGCGTGTAATTTGCTGTGTGGTTTTTCAAATGCAACCCAGATAGGGCAGATTATCAATGCACACAACATAAATGGCACAAGCGAGGAAGTCATTATCACATTGATTTATCACAAACATTTAGATGCAGTGTGGGAAAAAAATGCACGCGAGCTACAAAGCGCGCTTACAAACGCGCTCAATACGCCCATACACATTATTGGACGCAGTAAAAATCAAGCCTTGATTCTAGGGGAAAGCGCAATTTGTGAATCTATAAGCCTCTGCAACAATACACATAATCTTTTGTATTTAAAGCAGGAGGGGGCTTTTAGCCAACCAAATCCCTTTATAAATATTAAAATGCTCGAATTTGTCGCAACCTCTTTGCAAAGCCTCTATCCTCACACGCGTTACGATGCTTTGGAGCTGTATTGCGGGAGCGGAAATTTCACGCTTATCCTTGCTGCATACTTTCACAAAGTCCTTGCCACCGAAGTGGTAAAGTCGGCTATTAAGCAGCTTCAAGTCAATATGGCACAAAATCATATTTCAAACATTTATCCCTCTAGGCTTAATGCGCACGAGACTTTACAGGCTCTGCGCAGGGAGAGGGCATTTTTTCGTTTAAAAGATATTGATTTGGATAGTTTTTGCTTTGATTGTGTGCTTATCGACCCACCTCGTAGCGGTGTGAATGATGTGGAGATTTTGACATTTTTGCGAGACTTTAGCACGATTATTTATATTTCGTGCAATCCCACCACACTTTTAAGTGATATGCAGATTCTATGCAAGACACATAGAATCTTCCGCTTTGGGCTTTTCGACCAATTCCCTTACACATCTCATAGGGAGTGCATAGTAATTTTGAGAAAAAATTAG
- the thiS gene encoding sulfur carrier protein ThiS, producing MSKILLNGKDYELVANCTLLALIEHLGIAHKAMAIAINTQVIKKPLWESYVLQNGDEVEILDFVGGG from the coding sequence ATGAGTAAGATTTTGCTGAATGGCAAGGATTATGAGTTAGTCGCAAATTGCACACTTTTAGCACTCATTGAGCATTTGGGTATAGCGCATAAGGCAATGGCGATAGCAATTAATACGCAGGTGATAAAAAAGCCATTGTGGGAAAGCTATGTATTGCAAAATGGTGATGAGGTTGAGATTTTAGATTTTGTAGGTGGCGGTTGA
- the fliP gene encoding flagellar type III secretion system pore protein FliP (The bacterial flagellar biogenesis protein FliP forms a type III secretion system (T3SS)-type pore required for flagellar assembly.) has product MAPAQLPPSNPVLPSVDLSLTAPQEPTELVATLNIVLIITLLVIAPSLILVMTSFTRIIIVFAFLRTALGTQQSPPTQILVSLALILTFFIMEPVVSKSYEVGIKPYSEKQISYDEAFERAIVPFKDFMIKNTREKDLALFFRIRHLENPKSVDDVPLSVLIPAFMISELKTAFWIGFLLYLPFLVIDMVISSVLMAMGMMMLPPVMISLPFKVLVFVLIDGWNLLVGNLVQGFK; this is encoded by the coding sequence ATCGCACCCGCGCAGCTCCCACCAAGTAACCCTGTTTTGCCCTCTGTGGATTTATCTCTCACCGCACCTCAAGAGCCTACCGAGCTTGTAGCTACTCTCAACATTGTCCTTATCATCACATTGCTTGTGATTGCGCCCTCGCTCATACTCGTGATGACAAGCTTCACGCGCATTATCATTGTCTTTGCTTTCTTACGCACCGCGCTTGGCACACAGCAGTCCCCACCCACGCAGATTCTCGTAAGCCTTGCACTCATTCTTACATTTTTTATTATGGAACCGGTGGTAAGTAAAAGCTATGAGGTTGGCATTAAACCTTATAGTGAGAAGCAAATCTCCTATGATGAAGCATTTGAACGAGCTATCGTGCCCTTTAAGGACTTTATGATTAAAAACACGCGTGAGAAAGATTTAGCCCTATTCTTTAGAATCCGCCACCTTGAAAATCCTAAAAGCGTAGATGATGTGCCACTGAGTGTGCTTATACCCGCTTTTATGATTAGTGAGCTTAAAACCGCGTTTTGGATTGGATTCTTGCTATATCTGCCATTTTTAGTAATTGATATGGTGATTAGCTCCGTGCTTATGGCAATGGGTATGATGATGCTCCCACCGGTAATGATTTCACTCCCATTTAAAGTGCTTGTCTTTGTGCTTATAGACGGGTGGAATCTCCTCGTTGGCAATCTCGTGCAGGGCTTTAAGTAG
- a CDS encoding midas domain-containing protein: protein MKFLLINTNQIVQKLVEITAKKAGAKITSITESSKMGDLTQYDYVIIDDDCLLLDEQTYIDSLKDKHKCLIYNKGTKRIEGFDDYIQKPFLPTSILDIFTEQLKKNAHIADEESDLLAGEDISLDNLDDSLDKIDSLLAEEDSLDEPTKTDISIEDKTNDDILGDEELGADVAEDSITDEATAEDDKSSESTEDVDVSLDDLDVGVDTESADDGLDVDLEFPDDLGGLDGESAESIDSSGDLESLEAESADILGDEELGADVAEDSITDEATAEDDKSSESTEDVDVSLDASLDESTQDEADLESADTDAGLDVELDFGNLDELCKKEAQKAEKANTDISIEDKTNDDILGDEELGADVAEDSITDEATAEDDKSSESTEDVDVSLDDLDVGVDTESADDGLDVDLEFPDDLGGLDGESAESIDSSGDLESLEAESADILGDEELGADVAEDSITDEATAEDDKSSESTEDVDVSLDASLDESTQDEADLSGEDLFDDEEKLSLEDDVSKSVFDEEQVSEVSQALNALEEPSMGGGDDDFSALKEPEIAQALGEDIPDLGEDTQEMDDVLENSQGAEDSMDLDSVESAHIESISQDSQETSTSQEFVKNIIASSVQSSIANLRNDNLKSMLDGLEVTINISFKDKSK, encoded by the coding sequence ATGAAATTTTTGCTGATTAATACTAATCAAATTGTCCAAAAGCTCGTTGAAATCACAGCCAAAAAGGCGGGAGCAAAGATTACAAGCATTACCGAATCAAGCAAAATGGGGGATTTGACACAATATGATTATGTGATTATTGATGATGATTGTTTGTTGTTAGATGAGCAAACTTACATTGATAGCCTTAAAGACAAGCATAAATGTCTTATCTACAATAAGGGAACTAAGCGCATTGAGGGCTTTGACGACTATATACAAAAGCCATTTTTACCAACGAGTATTTTAGATATTTTTACCGAGCAATTAAAGAAAAATGCGCATATCGCAGACGAGGAGAGTGATCTGCTTGCTGGAGAGGATATAAGCCTTGATAATCTTGATGATAGCCTAGACAAGATTGATTCGCTCCTTGCCGAGGAAGATTCACTTGATGAGCCGACAAAGACAGATATAAGCATAGAGGACAAAACAAACGATGATATATTAGGCGATGAGGAATTAGGCGCAGATGTGGCAGAGGATTCTATTACAGATGAAGCCACAGCAGAAGATGATAAATCAAGTGAATCTACTGAAGATGTAGATGTAAGTCTTGATGATTTAGATGTTGGCGTAGATACAGAGAGTGCAGACGATGGTTTAGATGTAGATTTAGAATTCCCAGATGATTTAGGTGGATTGGATGGTGAATCTGCAGAATCTATAGATTCAAGCGGGGATTTAGAATCTTTAGAAGCAGAGAGTGCAGATATATTAGGCGATGAGGAATTAGGCGCAGATGTGGCAGAGGATTCTATTACAGATGAAGCCACAGCAGAAGATGATAAATCAAGTGAATCTACTGAAGATGTAGATGTAAGTCTTGATGCAAGCTTAGATGAAAGCACGCAAGATGAGGCGGATTTAGAATCTGCGGATACCGATGCAGGTTTAGATGTTGAGCTTGATTTTGGCAATTTAGATGAATTATGCAAAAAAGAAGCACAAAAAGCGGAGAAAGCCAATACAGATATAAGCATAGAGGACAAAACAAACGATGATATATTAGGCGATGAGGAATTAGGCGCAGATGTGGCAGAGGATTCTATTACAGATGAAGCCACAGCAGAAGATGATAAATCAAGTGAATCTACTGAAGATGTAGATGTAAGTCTTGATGATTTAGATGTTGGCGTAGATACAGAGAGTGCAGACGATGGTTTAGATGTAGATTTAGAATTCCCAGATGATTTAGGTGGATTGGATGGTGAATCTGCAGAATCTATAGATTCAAGCGGGGATTTAGAATCTTTAGAAGCAGAGAGTGCAGATATATTAGGCGATGAGGAATTAGGCGCAGATGTGGCAGAGGATTCTATTACAGATGAAGCCACAGCAGAAGATGATAAATCAAGTGAATCTACTGAAGATGTAGATGTAAGTCTTGATGCAAGCTTAGATGAAAGCACGCAAGATGAGGCGGATTTATCTGGAGAGGATTTGTTTGATGATGAAGAAAAGCTCTCGCTAGAAGATGATGTGAGTAAATCCGTGTTTGATGAAGAGCAAGTGAGTGAGGTAAGCCAAGCGCTTAATGCTCTTGAGGAGCCGAGTATGGGTGGCGGCGATGATGACTTTAGCGCACTCAAAGAGCCTGAAATAGCCCAAGCCTTAGGCGAGGATATACCGGATTTGGGCGAAGATACGCAAGAAATGGACGATGTCCTAGAAAACTCACAAGGCGCGGAAGATTCTATGGATTTAGATTCTGTAGAATCTGCACATATAGAATCTATCTCACAAGATTCACAAGAAACCAGCACTTCCCAAGAATTTGTGAAAAATATTATCGCAAGTTCCGTTCAAAGCAGTATTGCGAATTTGCGTAATGATAATTTGAAATCTATGCTTGATGGGCTTGAGGTAACAATTAATATTAGCTTTAAGGATAAGAGCAAATGA
- the dnaE gene encoding DNA polymerase III subunit alpha: protein MSFTHLHLHTEYSLLDGANKIKFLAKRIRELGMESVAITDHGNMFGALDFYVSMKEEGLNPIIGMEAYLHNGDTLGDKTIKQRFHLCLFAKNEIGYKNLMYLSSQSFIEGFYYYPRINKALLRERSEGLVCSSACLQGEINWQLNISNQRNVRFGAKGYEVAKEVALEYKDIFGEDFYLELMRHGINDQLFIDEQILKLGRELDIKVIATNDTHYSLQEDASAQEVAMCVAMGKTFNDKDRLKHSVKEFYVKSPQEMQKLFCDVPEVLENTQEIAQKCRLDLDLKNIEIKNKHTGEILLKNTPATPPTFKHTTNYALKENLPQILNCSLESIDDAVYFAFKCRQGLEERLKHIPTESHPMYKKRLEHEIEVINSMKFPGYMLIVWDFVNFAKQNNIPVGPGRGSAAGSLVAYSLKITNIDPLKYDLLFERFLNPERVSMPDIDMDFCQRRRGEMIEYVANTYGKFNVAQVITFGSLLAKGVIRDVARVLNMPYNDADAFAKLIPAELGITLTKHIGKDGKEKDGAWEKESRIKELVEKSPLAKQVWDYALLLEGLKRNAGTHAAAIVIDSQEELWHKVPLYTNDKMNGVATQYSMNWLEPVDLIKFDFLGLKTLTVIDDAINLIKKRYEKEIDFSTMEMDDYKVYETIQSGNTLGLFQIESEGMQAIAKRLKPSNFEDVVAMISLYRPGPMDLIDDFIARKHGLVKIEYLIDALEPILKPTYGVIVYQEQVMQIVQTIGGFSLGGADLVRRAMGKKKLDEMLRLKKEFADGAQKQGYNRAKAEDLWELIVKFAGYGFNKSHAAAYGMITYQTAFLKTYYEHEFMAAMLTSETNKIESIAKYIDEVKSLGIEIVPPHVNISENNFGVGEFDGVKKIIFGLSAIKGLGDAPIENIIQEREKNGAYKSLEDFIARVDFSKLTKRSLEPLIKSGGLDNLGYSRKSMLEYIDILCDKGREKTKAQEMVHNSLFGEGEVEINIYLPITHKGEYDIRTLLDYEYECMGIYISGHPLDDFKEQIQKIKGMAKSMDLEELKVDSTCMLVGKILNIKRRISKKSGKPFGTIDFLDYGGKVEITVFEKHLETLENLDLQEPLALKCKIEEREESSSFRILKIFTLEEAAKEKMRVEFKASNIEEEEIVPIDMKPTEIDTCTPLCLVLDSSCVASGILDRIKEHSQNVRGERELHLRIKSDNFGYTFVSNLKVHSSIKHTLNELEWCE, encoded by the coding sequence TCCTTACTTGATGGCGCAAATAAAATTAAATTCCTAGCTAAACGCATTCGTGAATTAGGTATGGAATCTGTTGCGATTACTGACCACGGCAATATGTTTGGTGCGCTTGATTTTTATGTAAGTATGAAAGAAGAGGGGCTTAATCCCATTATCGGTATGGAAGCCTATCTGCATAATGGCGATACACTCGGTGATAAAACAATCAAACAGCGATTCCATCTCTGCCTCTTTGCCAAAAATGAAATAGGCTATAAGAATCTAATGTATCTCTCCTCACAATCTTTTATTGAGGGATTTTATTACTATCCTCGTATTAACAAAGCTTTACTAAGAGAGAGGAGTGAAGGGCTTGTTTGCTCTTCAGCTTGTTTGCAAGGCGAGATAAATTGGCAGCTTAATATCAGCAATCAACGCAATGTGCGATTTGGAGCAAAAGGTTATGAAGTAGCCAAAGAAGTAGCATTAGAATACAAAGATATTTTTGGTGAAGATTTTTACCTTGAGCTTATGCGACACGGCATTAACGACCAGCTTTTCATTGATGAGCAGATTCTAAAGCTTGGCAGAGAGCTTGATATTAAAGTGATTGCGACAAATGATACGCATTATTCTTTGCAAGAAGATGCAAGTGCGCAAGAAGTAGCAATGTGTGTGGCAATGGGTAAAACATTTAACGACAAAGATAGACTAAAACATTCAGTTAAAGAATTTTATGTTAAATCCCCGCAGGAGATGCAAAAGCTCTTTTGTGATGTGCCTGAAGTGCTAGAAAATACGCAAGAAATTGCGCAAAAATGCCGACTTGATTTAGATTTGAAAAATATTGAGATTAAAAACAAACATACAGGTGAGATACTATTAAAAAATACTCCAGCAACCCCTCCTACTTTTAAACATACCACAAATTATGCACTCAAAGAAAATTTGCCACAGATTCTTAATTGCTCTTTAGAATCTATTGATGATGCAGTGTATTTCGCCTTTAAATGTCGTCAAGGGCTAGAGGAGCGACTTAAACATATCCCCACAGAATCTCACCCTATGTATAAAAAACGTCTAGAACACGAGATAGAAGTGATTAATTCAATGAAATTTCCCGGCTATATGCTCATTGTGTGGGATTTTGTCAATTTTGCAAAACAAAATAATATCCCCGTGGGACCCGGACGTGGTTCAGCAGCAGGCAGTCTCGTAGCGTATTCACTTAAGATTACAAATATTGACCCGCTTAAATATGATTTACTTTTTGAGCGATTTTTGAATCCCGAGCGGGTAAGTATGCCCGATATTGATATGGATTTTTGCCAACGCAGACGCGGCGAGATGATAGAATATGTAGCAAATACTTATGGCAAGTTTAATGTCGCACAAGTTATTACCTTTGGTTCGCTCCTTGCAAAAGGTGTGATACGAGATGTCGCACGTGTGCTTAATATGCCCTATAATGATGCCGATGCTTTTGCAAAACTTATCCCAGCAGAGCTTGGTATCACCCTTACAAAACACATAGGTAAAGATGGTAAAGAAAAAGATGGTGCGTGGGAAAAAGAGTCGAGGATTAAAGAACTTGTAGAGAAAAGTCCTTTAGCAAAACAAGTATGGGATTATGCCTTGTTGCTTGAAGGATTAAAACGCAATGCCGGCACACACGCTGCAGCTATTGTAATAGATTCCCAAGAAGAGCTATGGCACAAAGTCCCTCTTTATACAAATGATAAAATGAATGGTGTCGCTACGCAGTATTCTATGAATTGGCTTGAGCCTGTGGATTTAATTAAATTTGACTTTTTAGGACTTAAAACGCTCACTGTAATTGATGATGCAATTAATCTTATTAAAAAGCGATACGAAAAAGAAATTGACTTTAGCACAATGGAAATGGACGATTACAAAGTCTATGAAACAATCCAAAGTGGCAATACGCTCGGATTATTCCAAATAGAATCTGAAGGTATGCAGGCAATAGCAAAAAGGCTCAAACCAAGCAATTTTGAAGATGTGGTGGCAATGATTTCCCTCTATCGTCCCGGACCTATGGATCTTATTGATGATTTTATCGCTCGTAAGCACGGATTAGTAAAAATTGAATATCTCATAGACGCGCTAGAGCCGATTTTAAAGCCCACTTATGGCGTGATTGTCTATCAAGAGCAAGTAATGCAGATTGTGCAAACTATTGGTGGATTCTCTCTTGGCGGAGCAGATTTAGTGCGCCGTGCTATGGGAAAAAAGAAGCTTGATGAAATGTTGAGATTAAAAAAGGAATTTGCTGATGGCGCGCAAAAACAAGGCTATAATCGCGCTAAAGCAGAGGATTTATGGGAACTTATTGTGAAGTTTGCCGGCTATGGATTCAATAAATCTCACGCTGCAGCCTATGGAATGATTACCTATCAAACCGCATTTTTAAAAACATATTATGAGCACGAATTTATGGCAGCTATGCTCACAAGTGAGACAAATAAAATAGAATCTATAGCAAAATACATTGATGAGGTAAAATCTCTTGGTATTGAGATTGTGCCTCCACATGTAAATATCTCTGAAAACAATTTTGGTGTGGGTGAATTTGATGGAGTGAAAAAAATCATTTTTGGACTAAGCGCCATTAAAGGGCTAGGCGATGCACCTATTGAAAATATCATACAAGAGCGTGAAAAAAATGGTGCATACAAGAGTTTGGAAGATTTCATCGCGAGAGTAGATTTTTCTAAGCTCACAAAACGTTCTTTAGAGCCACTTATTAAATCCGGAGGATTGGATAATCTAGGCTACTCGCGTAAAAGTATGCTTGAATATATAGATATACTCTGTGATAAAGGGCGAGAAAAAACTAAAGCGCAAGAGATGGTGCATAACTCACTCTTTGGTGAGGGTGAAGTAGAGATTAATATATATTTGCCTATCACTCATAAAGGTGAATATGATATACGCACTTTGCTTGATTATGAGTATGAATGTATGGGAATCTATATATCGGGACATCCTCTTGATGACTTTAAGGAACAGATACAAAAGATTAAGGGTATGGCTAAGAGTATGGATTTGGAAGAATTAAAGGTAGATTCTACTTGTATGCTTGTGGGAAAAATATTGAATATTAAGCGTAGGATTAGCAAAAAAAGTGGCAAACCTTTTGGCACAATCGACTTCTTAGATTATGGTGGGAAAGTTGAAATAACGGTATTTGAAAAACACCTTGAAACACTTGAAAATCTTGATTTGCAAGAACCTTTAGCATTAAAATGTAAAATAGAGGAAAGGGAAGAAAGCTCAAGTTTTAGAATCTTAAAAATTTTTACACTCGAAGAAGCAGCAAAAGAAAAGATGCGCGTAGAATTTAAAGCCTCGAATATAGAAGAGGAAGAGATTGTCCCCATTGATATGAAGCCTACTGAAATTGATACCTGCACGCCTTTATGCCTTGTGCTGGATTCAAGCTGTGTGGCAAGTGGCATTTTGGATAGAATCAAGGAACATTCGCAAAATGTTAGGGGTGAGCGTGAGCTGCATTTAAGAATTAAGAGCGATAATTTTGGTTATACTTTTGTGAGCAATCTTAAGGTGCATTCGAGTATTAAACATACATTGAATGAACTTGAATGGTGCGAATAG